DNA sequence from the Bacillus pumilus genome:
TATCTCCAGAGAATTAGGCTTTCATCTAGATAAATAAAAAGCCAATGACCGTTAAGATCATTGGCTTTTCGCGTTCAGTTTATTAGAAAGTTTTACCTAAAGCTTTTGCACGTTCGATTGCATCTGCTTTAATTTGCTCTGCTTTCGCAGGTTCAGCATTGTGACCTTCAACGATAAGACCTTCGAAAGAAGGAATTCCGAAGAAGCTCGCAATTGTACCAAGGTAACGGTGGCCTGCTTCAAGTTCAGCAGCAGGACCTTCAGTGTAGTATCCGCCACGTGCTTGGATGTGTAGAGCTTTTTTGTCTGTTAATAATCCAACAGGACCTTGCTCCGTGTATTTGAATGTTTTACCAGCTACAGCAACAGAGTCGATGTATGCTTTAAGAACTGGTGGGAATGAGAAGTTCCAAAGTGGTGAAACAAATACATATTTGTCAGCAGAAACGAATTGATCGCTTAATTCGTTTAGGCGAGCAACCTTCGCTTGCTCTTCAGCTGAAAGTGTATCGAAACCAGCACCTGATTGCAGCTTGCCCCAGCCAGCGAATACATCTGCATCAATGTGAGGGATGTTTTCTTTGTACAAATCGATATGTACAACCTCGTCACTTGGGTTTGCTTCCTTATAAGATTCGATAAATGCTTTAGCAGTAGCCATACTGTAAGAAACTGTTTCATCATGCGGATGTGCAGTGATGTATAAAACTTTTGCCATGTTCATTCAATCCTTTCTGTTTCAGTGATTTTTTTAGCGTATCCCAAAGATACACTGAATATGTGGCATCTTTAATCATAGTGGAATGCTACGAAAAAGATGTAACAAGCACAGTTACATAAAAACTGATATTTTTATTGTAATCACAATGTAGTTTGAAGTCAAGGTATAAAGTCTCGAAATCAAGATAAAAAGTTTGTCAATTTTTCTGGAACGCATGCAGGTGCAAATTTCATGATCTCAACCTATTCTTATTGAACAAAAAATCAGTCGATCTCGCAAGTAAAGAGTTTGTAAAGACGTCTCATGAAAAAAGATGAATGTCTCTAAGTCATCTGCTACAAGCATCTGTTCTCCGATTTCGTATATATAAGAGAAGGCAGGAGAGAGTGAGGGATAAGAGTGGGACGATCCTATGTTGCGATTGGAGATTCCTTAACAGTTGGAGTGGGGGCACGTTTATTTGGTGGAGGCTTCGCAGAGCGGTATCAGTGGATGCTTGAAAAAAAGACACATACGCCAGTCGAGCTGTCTGTATTTGCAAAGTCAGGGTTAACAACAGATCAGATTTTACAGCTGTTCAAACGATCTGATGTGAGGCGTGCTATTGCAGCAGCTGACATCATCACCATCACAGGCTGTGGGAATGACCTTGTTCAAGCGATTCAGCAGTATGAAAAGGGTGAAGATGAAAAGAAA
Encoded proteins:
- a CDS encoding FMN-dependent NADH-azoreductase, giving the protein MAKVLYITAHPHDETVSYSMATAKAFIESYKEANPSDEVVHIDLYKENIPHIDADVFAGWGKLQSGAGFDTLSAEEQAKVARLNELSDQFVSADKYVFVSPLWNFSFPPVLKAYIDSVAVAGKTFKYTEQGPVGLLTDKKALHIQARGGYYTEGPAAELEAGHRYLGTIASFFGIPSFEGLIVEGHNAEPAKAEQIKADAIERAKALGKTF